CTGCACGTCCTCTCGGGCCTGCTGCAACTGGACCGCTCCGAGGAGGCCCTGCGCGTCCTGAACGCCGAGATTCACGCCGACGCGCAGTTCCGCCAGTTGCTGCGCGACGTGCAGGTGCCCCGGCTGGTCGCGCTGCTCGCCGGGAAGCGTGAACGCGCCCAGGAGCTCGGCATTGACTTCCAGATCACCGAGGGAAGCCACCTGGGGCCGCACTGGGAACGCCACGCCGACACGCTGGTCAGCGCCGTCGGGAACCTCACCGAGAACGCCTTTGAGGCCCTCGCCGGTCAGCCCGGACTGGTCACCGTGACGGTCGGAGAGGACCCGGACGGCATGCAGGTCGAGGTGGAGGACAGCGGCCCCGGCGTCGCCGAGACCCTGCGCGACACCCTCTTCAACCGTGGGGCGAGCAGCAAGGGCGAGGGGCGCGGGTACGGCCTGCATGGCGTCCACGCGCGCGTGCAGGGCCTGGGCGGCACGCTGCGTCACACCCGGCGCGGCCCCCTGACGGTCTTCCAGCTGAGCCTCCCGCAGCCCCTCCCGCACCGCCCCACCGACCCGGCCGAGGTGACCGCATGAACGCCCGAATCCGCGTGCTGCTCGTCGAGGACGACCTGCGCGTCGCCCGCATCAACCGCGACCTGCTCGAACGCGACCCCGACGTGCACGTCGTCGGCAGCGCCGCCACCTGCGCCCAGGGCGACGCACTGGCCCAGGCACTCAAGCCCGACCTGATCCTGCTGGACGTCCACCTGCCCGACGGCAGCGGCCTGGGCCTGCTGCGGCACTGGCGCGCGCACGGCCTGACCACCGACGTCGCCCTGATCACCGCCGCCGACGACGAGGCCAGCGTCCGGCTGGCCCTCGCGCACGGCGCGTTCGACTACCTGATCAAACCCTTCACCGGCGCGCGCCTGCAGGACCTGCTGTCCCGCCACCGCGCCCGGCGCCTCCCGCCGCCCGGCGCGGCCCGCCTGGACCAGGGCCGCCTCGACCGGCTGCTCGGGCACGGCGCGCCGCAGGCCGCGACCCTGCCGCGCGGCATCGACCCGAACACCCTGGACCGCGTCGCGCAGGCCCTGACCGGCGCCCCGCAGGCCGTCACCGCCGAGGAGATCGGCGAGCAGGTGGGCCTGAGCCGCGTGACCGCGTGGCGGTACCTCGAACACCTCGTCCGCAGCGAGCAGGCCACGCTGGAACACCAGTACGGGAACGCCGGGCGACCCGTGAAACTGTACCGGGCGCG
This region of Deinococcus sp. JMULE3 genomic DNA includes:
- a CDS encoding sensor histidine kinase — protein: MNLEPLEGGGFVAGFRDRAEALALAEELTHARGFVDVLRAQTHEYQNRLHVLSGLLQLDRSEEALRVLNAEIHADAQFRQLLRDVQVPRLVALLAGKRERAQELGIDFQITEGSHLGPHWERHADTLVSAVGNLTENAFEALAGQPGLVTVTVGEDPDGMQVEVEDSGPGVAETLRDTLFNRGASSKGEGRGYGLHGVHARVQGLGGTLRHTRRGPLTVFQLSLPQPLPHRPTDPAEVTA
- a CDS encoding response regulator translates to MNARIRVLLVEDDLRVARINRDLLERDPDVHVVGSAATCAQGDALAQALKPDLILLDVHLPDGSGLGLLRHWRAHGLTTDVALITAADDEASVRLALAHGAFDYLIKPFTGARLQDLLSRHRARRLPPPGAARLDQGRLDRLLGHGAPQAATLPRGIDPNTLDRVAQALTGAPQAVTAEEIGEQVGLSRVTAWRYLEHLVRSEQATLEHQYGNAGRPVKLYRARTP